One part of the Lotus japonicus ecotype B-129 chromosome 2, LjGifu_v1.2 genome encodes these proteins:
- the LOC130739229 gene encoding CASP-like protein N24: MSIESVAQYMEEESEEKVMDVAEETQVEEGTEMKEEKTSVAVTVMVTDPEKGTGGNGGGGNGGGGGSGALMSKKEKWWCKVLLGMRISALILCLKAFAVLAADNQNVVVPRSVHLYYVMVVEAFRWKDYNEFKYIVAVNVIGFLYSGLQISELVKYLITKKHTVNPRIRGYFSVIMDQGLAYLLMSASSSAASTIHIYRSYWTGEGAHTFTDMASAAVALSFLAFLAFASASIVSGLILCRFSGRPE, from the exons ATGAGTATTGAAAGTGTAGCTCAATACATGGAAGAGGAGTCAGAAGAAAAAGTCATGGATGTTGCAGAGGAGACACAAGTAGAAGAAGGCACGGAGATGAAAGAGGAGAAGACAAGTGTGGCGGTGACGGTAATGGTGACAGATCCTGAAAAAGGCACAGGAGGgaatggtggtggcggcaacggtggtggtggtggatcaGGTGCCTTGATGTCGAAGAAAGAGAAGTGGTGGTGCAAGGTTTTGTTGGGGATGAGGATTTCTGCTTTAATTTTGTGTTTGAAAGCTTTTGCAGTGTTGGCTGCAGATAATCAAAATGTTGTTGTTCCGCGGTCAGTGCACTTGTACTACGTAATGGTTGTGGAAGCATTCCGCTGGAAGGACTACAATGAATTCAA ATATATCGTTGCAGTAAATGTGATCGGGTTTCTGTATTCTGGGCTGCAAATAAGTGAGTTGGTGAAGTACTTAATCACTAAAAAACACACAGTAAACCCTAGGATAAGGGGTTACTTCAGTGTAATAATGGACCAG GGCTTGGCATATCTTCTAATGTCAGCATCATCATCAGCCGCCAGTACAATCCATATTTACAGAAGCTATTGGACTGGAGAAGGTGCACACACATTCACAGACATGGCGAGTGCAGCCGTTGCTTTGTCCTTCCTGGCATTCCTGGCTTTTGCCTCAGCATCTATTGTCTCTGGTCTCATCCTTTGTAGGTTTTCTGGCCGACCTGAATGA
- the LOC130739230 gene encoding protein farnesyltransferase subunit beta yields MEEAAATATATATVSQRDQWMVESQVFQIYQLFATIPPNAQSLMVELQRDKHAEYLSKGLRHLGPAFSVLDANRPWLCYWILHSIALLGESIDDELEDHTIDFLNRCQDPNGGYAGGPGQMPHLATTYAAVNTLITLGGQKSLASINRDKLYGFLQRMKQPNGGFRMHNEGEIDVRACYTAISVASILNILDDELIQNVGDYILSCQTYEGGIAGEPGSEAHGGYTFCGLAAMILIGEVNRLDLPRLVEWVVFRQGKECGFQGRTNKLVDGCYSFWQGGAVALLQRLHTIVNKQMVEASQFCTISGESEEKESLDGTSSHATSHIGHDGSYDFKNIGYDFINEWRASDPLFHSIALQQYILLCSQDQDGGLRDKPGKRRDHYHTCYCLSGLSVCQYSWSKHPDSPPLPKVVLGPYSNLLEPIHPLFNVVLERYREAHEFFFAGS; encoded by the exons ATGGAAGAAGCGGCGGCGACGGCGACGGCGACGGCGACGGTGAGTCAGCGCGATCAGTGGATGGTGGAGTCGCAGGTGTTTCAGATTTACCAACTCTTCGCCACCATTCCTCCCAACGCACAATCCCTCAT GGTGGAGCTGCAACGTGATAAACACGCTGAGTATCTCTCCAAAGGCCTCCGCCACCTCGGTCCCGCGTTTTCCGTCTTGGACGCCAA TCGACCATGGCTCTGCTATTGGATTCTCCACTCCATTGCTCTCTTGGGTGAATCCATCGATGATGAACTCGAAGATCACACCATTGATTTTCTTAACCGTTGCCAG GATCCAAATGGTGGATATGCTGGGGGACCAGGCCAG ATGCCTCATCTTGCTACTACTTATGCTGCGGTCAATACACTCATTACTTTGGGTGGTCAGAAATCTTTGGCATCAATTAATAG AGATAAATTGTACGGGTTTCTGCAGCGGATGAAACAACCAAATGGGGGATTCAG GATGCACAATGAAGGAGAAATTGATGTTCGAGCTTGCTACACTGCCATTTCT GTTGCAAGTATTTTGAACATTTTGGATGATGAGCTGATCCAGAACGTTGGGGACTACATTTTAAG CTGTCAAACGTATGAGGGTGGCATTGCTGGTGAGCCTGGTTCTGAGGCTCATGGTGG GTATACCTTTTGCGGATTAGCTGcaatgattttgattggtgaggTTAATCGCTTGGATCTGCCTCGTTTAGTT GAGTGGGTGGTATTCCGTCAAGGTAAGGAGTGTGGATTCCAGGGAAGAACGAATAAATTGGTGGATGGATGTTACTCCTTTTGGCAG GGAGGTGCTGTTGCACTATTGCAAAGATTGCATACCATTGTAAATAAACAAATGGTAGAGGCCTCACAGTTTTGTACGATATCTGGCGaatctgaagaaaaagaaagtttggatgGAACCTCTAGTCATGCAACTTCCCATATTGGGCATGATG GCTCAtatgattttaaaaatattggTTATGATTTCATCAATGAGTGGAGAGCAAGTGATCCACTTTTTCATAGCATTGCCTTACAACAATATATTCTTTTATGTTCACAG GATCAAGACGGTGGACTGAGAGATAAACCGGGTAAACGTAGAGATCACTATCATACATGTTACTGTTTAAGTGGTCTCTCAGTGTGCCAATATAGCTGGTCAAAGCATCCAGACTCTCCACCACTGCCTAAGGTAGTATTGGGCCCCTATTCCAATCTTTTAGAACCTATCCACCCcctctttaacgttgttttggAACGATATCGCGAAGCTCATGAGTTCTTCTTTGCTGGGTCGTAA
- the LOC130739231 gene encoding formate dehydrogenase, mitochondrial, which produces MAMKRAASSAVRSLLTAPTPNPSSSIFSRNLHASGGKKKIVGVFYKANEYAALNPNFVGCVEGALGIREWLEAQGHEYIVTDDKEGLDSELEKHIPDLHVLISTPFHPAYVTAERIKKAKNLELLLTAGIGSDHIDLNAAAAAGLTVAEVTGSNTVSVAEDELMRILILVRNFLPGYHQAITGEWNVAGIAHRAYDLEGKTIGTVGAGRIGKLLLQRLKPFNCNLLYHDRLKMEPELEKEIGAKFEEDLDAMLPKCDVIVINTPLTDKTRGLFDKNRIAKLKKGVLIVNNARGAIMDTQAVADACSSGHIAGYSGDVWFPQPAPKDHPWRYMPNHAMTPHISGTTIDAQLRYAAGVKDMLERHFKGEDFPEQNYIVKEGQLASQYR; this is translated from the exons ATGGCCATGAAACGTGCTGCTTCCTCTGCTGTTCGTTCCCTTCTCACTGCTCCAACACCAAACCcttcttcttccattttctCTAGGAACCTTCAT GCCTCTGGTGGAAAGAAGAAGATTGTGGGGGTGTTCTACAAGGCTAATGAGTATGCTGCCCTCAATCCCAATTTTGTGGGTTGTGTTGAAGGAGCACTGGGAATTCGCGAGTGGCTCGAAGCACAGGGTCATGAATATATCGTCACTGATGACAAAGAAGGACTTGATTCTG AACTTGAGAAACACATTCCTGATCTCCATGTCCTCATATCTACCCCATTTCACCCGGCCTATGTGACTGCTGAGAGAATCAAGAAAGCGAAAAATTTAGAGCTGCTTTTGACTGCTGGCATTGGTTCTGATCACATTGACCTCAATGCTGCCGCTGCTGCTGGTTTAACTGTGGCTGAGGTCACGGGAAGCAACACCGTGTCCGTTGCAGAGGATGAACTCATGAGAATCCTCATTCTAGTGAGGAATTTCTTGCCTGGGTACCATCAGGCCATTACTGGAGAATGGAATGTTGCTGGCATTGCTCATAGAGCTTATGATCTTGAAGGAAAGACCATAGGAACGGTTGGTGCCGGACGAATTGGGAAGCTTTTACTCCAAAGGTTGAAACCTTTTAACTGTAATCTTCTATATCATGATCGCCTTAAGATGGAACCCGAATTGGAGAAGGAAATTGGAGCGAAGTTTGAGGAGGACCTAGATGCAATGCTTCCAAAGTGTGATGTTATTGTTATCAACACCCCTCTCACTGATAAGACAAG AGGATTGTTCGACAAAAATAGAATTGCTAAGTTGAAGAAGGGTGTCTTGATTGTTAACAATGCTCGAGGGGCAATTATGGACACCCAAGCAGTTGCTGATGCTTGCTCTAGTGGGCACATTGCAG GTTATAGTGGCGATGTTTGGTTCCCGCAACCAGCTCCAAAAGATCATCCATGGCGCTACATGCCTAACCATGCTATGACTCCTCACATTTCTGGTACCACCATTGATGCACAg TTACGTTATGCTGCTGGGGTCAAAGATATGCTGGAGAGGCACTTTAAGGGTGAAGACTTCCCTGAACAAAACTACATTGTCAAGGAGGGTCAACTAGCAAGCCAATATCGTTGA
- the LOC130739232 gene encoding photosystem I assembly factor PSA3, chloroplastic — protein sequence MVVLKSTSPLSPSSSLQPHHFSKLTSPSSLLFLRHHVHPQRSATASRAAAHFTIRAYMEKPNSFASFANKVIGALPVVGLLARIMADEGGVGDDLVDFAEFRRRVGKKCSIADSKAFYQFQKRRGKEGEPLYVLLCCWLAAIGAGLLKTEEILEGAARLRVSDDIEFEEQTFIALMNEARERRAKLKTAPPALPMEIRVQKALDAIYVCSFWKDPVEQEDELLLTTMLSTVFPSVQGQEIERLVKEKAEKVAAGVIDYDVPDFKLPSKEAVELQMKDLQFLRQNSET from the exons ATGGTGGTGTTAAAATCCACTTCTCCACTATCCccatcttcatctctccaacCCCATCATTTCTCCAAACTCACCTCTCCATCTTCTCTCCTCTTCCTCCGCCACCATGTTCACCCTCAACGCTCCGCCACAGCTTCCAGAGCTGCAGCTcacttcaccatcagagcttACATGGAGAAACCGAACTCGTTTGCCAGCTTCGCTAACAAGGTCATCGGTGCGCTTCCAGTAGTTGGCCTCCTCGCTAGGATCATGGCTGATGAAGGTGGTGTTGGTGATGACCTCGTTGATTTTGCTGAGTTTCGAAGACGGGTTGGCAAGAAGTGTAGTATTGCTGATTCCAAAGCTTTTTATCAGTTCCAAAAGCGACGAGGAAAG GAAGGGGAGCCTCTCTATGTTCTGTTATGCTGTTGGCTAGCAGCCATTGGTGCAGGTCTTCTCAAAACTGAGGAGATTTTGGAAGGTGCGGCGAGGCTCCGCGTCTCGGATGACATTGAATTTGAGGAGCAGACGTTCATAGCCTTGATGAATGAGGCAAGAGAG AGACGGGCAAAGCTAAAGACTGCACCTCCGGCTTTACCAATGGAGATTCGAGTCCAGAAGGCTCTTGATGCTATCTATGTTTGTTCTTTTTGGAAGGACCCTGTAGAGCAAGAAGACGAGTTATTGCTGACTACTATGCTTAGTACTGTTTTTCCATCAGTTCAGGGACAAGAGATCGAGCGCCTTGTCAAAGAAAAGGCAGAGAAAGTAGCAGCAGGAGTTATTGATTATGATGTTCCAGATTTCAAGCTCCCATCAAAAGAAGCTGTTGAACTGCAGATGAAAGATCTCCAGTTCCTTAGACAAAATAGTGAGACTTAA